In Candidatus Methanomethylophilus alvi Mx1201, a genomic segment contains:
- a CDS encoding FAD-binding oxidoreductase, whose product MDSKKLSSENINDVAEKIKAIVGEANVKINEEKCCICAAVSSTEDVAAVSRVANSFGVRISACGGVRLDMSKMNKVEVDAKNYAVKVKAGATWKEIMDAAAAENLMVPSHPFDVDETVGKWIAANTVGIGTYKYGPSKDNVLNVELVLFDGTVIETGYNDIGAYMSGYNFNQFVSGSEGTFGVVVSATLKLVPAGVKKTVAYEFAGKLSAAAPAVQAVMHSAGLVPYCFCYSNKNGKNVITISYQGDEKFVDLDIADTDEIMAANGGSKIDVPQCPCDNKDGKGVIIPAVNWAAFVDAVQFEVSGMFADPYTAYFHICEKCADNLIEVATSMGGRTTCSAFCKDRIDSIRDENTAAYMKELKSYLRSCDVSEKAKSGDKLARKMDDETMIEFENILGKDNVNTNPEETLLYCHDLAPLPKMAGLAFKNIPDVVLRPSKTEQLSAIMKIAYKKGIPVTPRGNSTWGLGGSQPTDAGIVIDMSSKMNKVTVDPDTMTVTAQAGATWKEVFDECQEAGFVIGSTPSSFPAATVGAWLATNGMGIGSYKYGGAKDGVLNIEAVLPDGTVINTGYKNIGDYVSGYNLNQLFAGSEGTLCLFASVTMRMHPAGIIKPIAYEFENYLGDANAAIQAIVAHPSLRPYHISWSDSNHFANQRRAHVHAPNVKNIILITLQGDEKHVALEEAAADEIFAANGGKKVEDPSVGPHEWEERCYEFRARKVGVGEIPAEVITPTNVWGAFIDECYKGFDTMKMELGGVIGEVVDRNTSLFMPYYFKDDESLLGMTAFAFNFYLGDRAVEYGGRTTGFGIFFAWNLDNVHDANTVSFMRGFKTFQDPHDVMNPGHVVCGMTRFGVNMSHGLMTLGSALMQMVKKIMPPNTTFADNIERFKENRTDEAKVEDRKHVLGRGYE is encoded by the coding sequence ATGGATTCAAAGAAACTTTCCAGCGAGAACATCAACGATGTCGCAGAAAAGATCAAAGCGATCGTCGGAGAGGCCAATGTGAAGATCAACGAGGAGAAATGCTGCATATGCGCGGCAGTATCCTCGACCGAGGATGTCGCCGCCGTCTCCAGGGTTGCGAACAGTTTCGGTGTACGCATCTCCGCCTGCGGCGGGGTCCGCCTCGATATGTCTAAAATGAACAAGGTAGAAGTGGACGCCAAGAACTATGCGGTCAAGGTGAAGGCCGGAGCAACCTGGAAAGAGATCATGGATGCGGCCGCCGCCGAGAACCTCATGGTCCCTTCCCACCCCTTCGACGTCGACGAGACCGTAGGGAAATGGATAGCCGCCAACACCGTCGGGATCGGAACCTACAAGTACGGTCCCTCCAAAGACAACGTCCTCAACGTGGAGCTCGTCCTCTTCGACGGCACCGTGATCGAGACCGGTTACAACGACATCGGCGCATACATGTCCGGATACAACTTCAACCAGTTCGTTTCCGGTTCCGAGGGTACCTTCGGGGTAGTGGTCTCCGCCACCCTCAAGCTCGTCCCCGCCGGTGTGAAGAAGACCGTCGCCTACGAGTTCGCAGGCAAACTCTCCGCCGCCGCACCTGCGGTACAGGCCGTCATGCACAGCGCCGGTCTCGTGCCCTACTGTTTCTGCTACAGCAACAAGAACGGCAAGAACGTCATCACTATCAGCTACCAGGGTGACGAGAAGTTCGTCGACCTCGATATCGCCGACACCGATGAGATCATGGCCGCGAACGGCGGATCCAAGATCGACGTCCCCCAGTGCCCCTGCGACAACAAGGACGGCAAAGGCGTCATCATCCCCGCCGTCAACTGGGCGGCATTCGTCGACGCGGTCCAGTTCGAGGTCTCCGGAATGTTCGCAGACCCCTACACCGCATACTTCCACATCTGCGAGAAGTGTGCAGACAACCTGATCGAGGTTGCCACCTCCATGGGCGGAAGGACCACCTGCAGCGCATTCTGCAAGGACAGGATCGACAGCATCCGCGACGAGAACACCGCCGCCTACATGAAGGAGCTCAAATCCTACCTGAGGTCCTGCGACGTCTCCGAGAAGGCCAAGAGCGGCGACAAGCTCGCCCGCAAGATGGATGACGAGACCATGATCGAGTTCGAGAACATCCTCGGCAAGGACAACGTCAACACCAACCCTGAGGAGACCCTTCTCTACTGTCACGACCTCGCACCCCTTCCCAAGATGGCAGGTCTGGCATTCAAGAACATCCCCGATGTCGTCCTGAGGCCCTCCAAGACCGAGCAGCTTTCCGCGATCATGAAGATCGCCTACAAGAAAGGAATCCCCGTGACCCCCCGCGGAAACTCCACCTGGGGACTCGGAGGATCCCAGCCTACCGACGCCGGTATCGTCATCGACATGTCCTCGAAGATGAACAAGGTCACCGTCGACCCTGACACCATGACCGTCACCGCACAGGCCGGAGCAACCTGGAAAGAGGTGTTCGACGAGTGCCAGGAAGCAGGATTCGTCATCGGATCCACTCCCTCTTCGTTCCCTGCGGCCACCGTCGGAGCATGGCTCGCGACCAACGGAATGGGTATCGGTTCCTACAAGTACGGAGGAGCGAAGGACGGGGTCCTCAACATCGAGGCCGTCCTCCCCGACGGAACCGTCATCAACACCGGATACAAGAACATCGGCGACTACGTCTCCGGATACAACCTCAACCAGCTCTTCGCCGGTTCCGAGGGTACCCTCTGCCTGTTCGCATCCGTCACCATGAGGATGCACCCCGCAGGCATCATAAAGCCCATCGCCTACGAGTTCGAGAACTATCTCGGCGATGCGAACGCAGCCATCCAGGCGATCGTAGCCCACCCGAGCCTCAGGCCCTATCACATCTCCTGGTCCGATTCCAACCACTTCGCAAACCAGAGGAGGGCACATGTACACGCCCCCAACGTGAAGAACATCATCCTCATCACCCTGCAGGGAGACGAGAAGCACGTAGCCCTCGAGGAGGCGGCCGCAGACGAGATCTTCGCCGCGAACGGCGGAAAGAAGGTAGAAGACCCCTCCGTCGGACCCCACGAGTGGGAGGAGAGGTGCTACGAGTTCCGCGCAAGGAAGGTCGGAGTCGGAGAGATCCCTGCCGAGGTCATCACCCCCACCAATGTATGGGGAGCATTCATCGACGAGTGCTACAAGGGCTTCGATACCATGAAGATGGAGCTCGGAGGAGTCATCGGAGAGGTCGTCGACAGGAACACCTCGCTGTTCATGCCTTACTACTTCAAGGACGACGAGTCCCTTCTCGGAATGACCGCCTTCGCCTTCAACTTCTATCTCGGAGACAGGGCAGTCGAGTACGGCGGAAGGACCACCGGATTCGGTATCTTCTTCGCATGGAACCTCGACAACGTCCACGACGCCAACACCGTCAGCTTCATGAGGGGCTTCAAGACCTTCCAGGACCCCCACGACGTCATGAACCCCGGACACGTGGTCTGCGGAATGACCAGATTCGGAGTCAACATGAGCCACGGTCTCATGACCCTCGGCAGCGCACTGATGCAGATGGTTAAGAAGATCATGCCTCCCAACACCACCTTTGCCGACAACATCGAGAGGTTCAAGGAGAACCGCACCGATGAGGCCAAGGTCGAGGACAGGAAGCACGTCCTCGGACGCGGATACGAGTAA
- a CDS encoding DUF6951 family protein: MMASTVVVRMRTCSRNTKVTAEMQDDGDTIRITIASDCKNVMNYADLLGGEVHVSDVVEWKGSRVVDPDIRQPLSIPCLVPNAIFDAAWMEIGVLSKNLAQGMAKENSLEFPEDE; the protein is encoded by the coding sequence ATGATGGCGTCTACAGTCGTAGTCCGTATGAGGACATGCAGCAGGAATACCAAGGTCACGGCGGAAATGCAGGATGATGGAGACACCATAAGGATAACCATCGCATCGGATTGCAAGAACGTAATGAACTATGCCGATCTTCTCGGAGGGGAAGTCCATGTTTCGGACGTCGTGGAATGGAAGGGCAGCAGGGTCGTGGATCCTGATATTAGACAGCCGCTGTCCATACCCTGTCTCGTACCGAATGCCATATTCGATGCGGCATGGATGGAGATAGGTGTGCTTTCCAAGAATCTCGCACAAGGGATGGCCAAAGAGAACTCCCTGGAGTTCCCTGAAGATGAATGA
- a CDS encoding GIY-YIG nuclease family protein yields the protein MSVRKGTYALFVTFDRDINITVGALGPHLFRAGTYCYVGSAMGGLDQRVSRHLARCKGIRWHIDRLTTVCDGSEAWESYPDFIGECELARIAEECGGIPEMDGFGCSDCSCRTHLFRMDSGAADELVSRARLERFSDRRAVR from the coding sequence ATGAGTGTCAGGAAGGGCACATACGCGCTCTTCGTGACATTCGACAGGGACATAAACATCACGGTGGGGGCCCTCGGCCCCCACCTTTTCCGTGCTGGCACATATTGTTACGTAGGCAGTGCCATGGGCGGCCTCGACCAAAGGGTATCCCGTCATCTGGCCCGCTGCAAGGGCATTCGCTGGCACATAGACCGTCTCACGACCGTATGCGACGGTTCGGAGGCATGGGAGTCGTATCCGGACTTCATAGGGGAGTGCGAGCTCGCACGCATCGCCGAGGAGTGCGGAGGGATCCCGGAGATGGACGGATTCGGGTGTTCGGACTGCAGCTGCAGGACGCATCTTTTCAGGATGGATTCCGGGGCCGCGGATGAACTGGTGTCCAGGGCACGTTTGGAGAGGTTCTCGGACCGTCGTGCGGTCCGATAA
- a CDS encoding hydantoinase/oxoprolinase family protein, whose translation MRFGLGIDTGGTYTDSVILDMDSGMTVCRSKALTTRDDLSKGINESVSGLDRSMLKEVVLVSLSSTLATNSVVEGKGCRVGLLTIGTGYDPAAAPEFYAEIGGKFDLSGNEVEELDEEGAKAALESMKGKVDAVAVAGYLSVRNPGHENAVRRLAHDILGVPAVCGHDLSSQLGFSQRTATAVMNARLIQVIADLIRSVKDSMKALGVDAPLMIVKGDGSVMGETSAAERPVETVLSGPASSLVGAMALTGLKDAMVVDMGGTTTDIGVIRGGFPRIEQEGALIGGYRTRVRAADVSTYGIGGDSRIVVNGKETSVTPVRVIPICIAAAKWPHIKEKLETLKDVTDDRAAEAFDIRDVCQDTEFFVPAKPLSDEDLSECDRDLLKAITEGPLTLNEAGKLIGVPPHAFSASKMESLRLVTRIGVTPTDILHAEGTYTEYDTGASRIAVGYLARKTGMSFDGFIADTKAMIVRRIAYCIMEDIMRERLGRDELDEVHKTMISELLSTDRGCYTLSMKLDMPIIGIGGPVRAWLPAVADMLGTRLVLPEDSEMGNAIGAVTGSVSETVTVTVRAKQDDRSRDPGCIVFTKGGKREFPDSESALEYAEKEAKDAAETMAREAGAGDTVIECKVEEVSSDTMGDGIRSFREARVTATATGKPDILSERLS comes from the coding sequence ATGAGATTCGGACTCGGAATAGACACGGGAGGGACCTATACGGACTCCGTCATCCTGGACATGGACAGTGGAATGACCGTCTGCCGCTCCAAGGCCCTTACGACCCGTGACGACCTGTCCAAGGGGATAAACGAATCCGTATCGGGCCTCGACAGGAGTATGCTGAAAGAGGTCGTCCTCGTCTCCCTGTCCTCGACCTTGGCCACCAATTCCGTGGTCGAAGGGAAGGGGTGCCGCGTAGGGCTTCTGACCATAGGCACGGGGTACGACCCCGCGGCCGCTCCCGAATTCTACGCCGAGATCGGCGGCAAGTTCGACCTCTCCGGGAACGAGGTCGAAGAACTGGATGAGGAAGGCGCGAAAGCGGCACTGGAGTCTATGAAAGGCAAGGTGGATGCGGTGGCAGTGGCCGGATATCTGAGCGTCAGGAATCCCGGACACGAGAATGCGGTCAGACGTCTGGCACATGATATCCTGGGCGTCCCTGCCGTATGCGGACACGACCTCTCGTCCCAGCTGGGTTTCTCCCAAAGGACCGCCACCGCGGTGATGAATGCACGTCTGATACAGGTGATAGCGGACCTCATACGTTCGGTGAAGGACTCCATGAAGGCCCTGGGTGTGGACGCACCCCTCATGATTGTGAAAGGGGACGGCTCCGTGATGGGGGAGACATCCGCCGCCGAAAGACCGGTGGAGACCGTACTGTCGGGACCTGCATCCAGCCTCGTCGGGGCCATGGCACTGACCGGACTGAAGGACGCCATGGTGGTCGACATGGGAGGCACCACCACGGACATCGGTGTGATAAGGGGAGGGTTCCCCCGGATAGAACAGGAGGGTGCACTCATCGGAGGATATCGCACCCGGGTCCGGGCGGCCGACGTCTCCACTTACGGGATCGGAGGGGACAGCAGGATCGTGGTCAACGGGAAGGAGACGTCGGTCACACCGGTCCGCGTCATACCCATATGCATAGCGGCGGCAAAATGGCCGCATATAAAGGAAAAACTGGAGACCCTGAAAGATGTCACGGACGACCGTGCGGCGGAGGCTTTCGACATCAGAGACGTGTGCCAGGATACGGAATTCTTCGTCCCGGCAAAACCCCTTTCGGACGAAGACCTTTCGGAATGCGACAGGGATCTCCTGAAGGCGATTACGGAAGGACCTCTCACCCTTAACGAGGCGGGGAAGCTGATAGGTGTCCCGCCCCATGCGTTCTCCGCATCGAAAATGGAATCCCTGAGACTTGTGACCCGGATAGGAGTGACCCCCACGGATATACTGCATGCGGAAGGCACCTACACCGAATACGACACGGGAGCTTCGCGTATCGCCGTAGGATATCTGGCCAGAAAGACAGGCATGTCCTTTGACGGATTCATAGCAGATACGAAAGCGATGATAGTCAGGAGGATCGCATACTGCATAATGGAGGATATCATGCGCGAGAGGCTCGGCAGAGATGAATTGGACGAGGTCCATAAGACGATGATCTCGGAGCTTCTGTCTACGGACAGGGGATGTTACACCCTATCCATGAAACTCGATATGCCCATCATAGGGATAGGCGGACCTGTAAGAGCGTGGCTGCCGGCTGTAGCCGATATGCTGGGCACTAGACTCGTCCTCCCTGAAGATTCCGAGATGGGCAATGCCATCGGAGCCGTCACAGGTTCCGTATCCGAGACCGTGACCGTCACGGTGAGGGCCAAACAGGACGACAGGTCGAGAGATCCTGGATGCATAGTCTTCACCAAGGGCGGGAAAAGGGAATTCCCTGACTCGGAAAGCGCTTTGGAATATGCTGAAAAAGAGGCGAAAGATGCCGCAGAGACCATGGCGAGAGAGGCAGGGGCCGGGGATACCGTGATCGAATGCAAAGTGGAAGAGGTATCCTCCGACACCATGGGAGACGGGATACGTTCATTCCGCGAAGCAAGGGTGACCGCCACTGCCACCGGCAAGCCAGACATCCTATCCGAACGCCTCTCGTAA
- a CDS encoding GNAT family N-acetyltransferase: MISFRNADIKDYMAAHCLWMESGGIGVTSKEDSEESIARFLERNRQFCFSALDGDRLVGVVLCGSDGRSGRFYHLVVDPEYRRRGIGHSLVSHSIEQLKKEGICGADAVIFRENPANEFWESEDFRDRTDLKYRDILLDEDNEWLNRDKRPGDHDGLK, from the coding sequence ATGATTTCTTTTCGTAATGCGGACATAAAGGATTACATGGCGGCCCACTGTCTTTGGATGGAGAGCGGGGGCATAGGTGTCACCAGCAAAGAGGATTCCGAGGAGAGCATAGCGAGGTTCCTGGAAAGGAACAGGCAATTCTGCTTCTCCGCTCTGGACGGGGACCGTCTGGTAGGGGTGGTCCTCTGCGGAAGCGACGGACGCAGCGGGAGGTTCTACCATCTGGTGGTGGATCCCGAATATCGCAGGCGCGGCATCGGTCACAGCCTCGTATCCCATTCGATAGAACAGTTGAAGAAGGAGGGTATCTGCGGGGCTGATGCCGTTATATTCCGGGAGAATCCCGCCAACGAGTTCTGGGAGAGCGAGGACTTCCGCGACAGGACGGATCTGAAATACCGCGATATCCTTCTTGACGAGGACAATGAGTGGCTGAACAGGGATAAGCGTCCCGGAGACCACGACGGCCTCAAGTGA